In a single window of the Chondrocystis sp. NIES-4102 genome:
- a CDS encoding uracil phosphoribosyltransferase, whose translation MPAKVVTILSADEIRRTINRMASQIVEKSGDLSEIILLGIHTKGVPLAKLLAKQIEILENTSLPVGAIDVTFYRDDLDQIRTRIPAKSNIPFDLTGKTVVLVDDVLYRGRTIRAALNAVTEYGRPQVIRLAVLVDRGHRELPIHPDFVGKKLPTASEEKVKVYLADLDGRDAVELIK comes from the coding sequence ATGCCAGCCAAAGTAGTTACCATACTCTCTGCTGATGAAATTCGTCGTACTATTAATCGGATGGCTTCCCAAATTGTGGAGAAATCAGGGGATTTATCAGAAATAATTTTACTCGGAATTCATACCAAAGGTGTACCTTTAGCAAAATTATTAGCTAAACAAATTGAGATTTTAGAAAATACATCTTTACCCGTCGGCGCGATCGATGTAACCTTTTATCGTGATGATCTCGATCAAATTCGTACCCGTATTCCTGCAAAAAGCAATATACCTTTTGATTTAACAGGTAAAACTGTAGTTTTAGTTGACGATGTACTCTATAGAGGTCGAACAATTCGTGCTGCTTTAAATGCCGTTACAGAATACGGCAGACCACAAGTTATTAGGTTAGCGGTATTGGTAGACCGAGGACATCGAGAATTACCTATTCACCCCGATTTTGTGGGTAAAAAACTGCCGACAGCTTCAGAAGAAAAAGTAAAAGTATATCTTGCTGATTTAGATGGTAGAGACGCAGTAGAACTTATTAAATAG
- a CDS encoding glucose 1-dehydrogenase yields the protein MKGLKGKTALITGASSGIGQEIAIRLAQEGCNIAINYRSDPQGANETEDRAMEKACGDAQVCGVRSLLVKGDVSSEEDIRQMIATTITELGSLDILINNAGIQTETPSHEVAAEEFDRIIGVNLRGAFLCAKESIAYWLSQDRPGIIINISSVHEIIPRPMYVTYSITKGGMENMTKTLALEYAAKKIRVNAIAPGATVTPINQDWTEDPKKRAEVESHIPMGRAGTSEEMAAAVAFLASDEASYITGQTLFIDGGLTLYADFREAWSA from the coding sequence ATGAAAGGATTAAAGGGTAAGACGGCGTTAATCACAGGTGCGTCTTCAGGAATTGGACAAGAAATTGCCATTCGTTTAGCACAAGAGGGGTGTAATATTGCCATTAATTATCGCAGTGATCCTCAAGGGGCGAATGAAACCGAAGATCGGGCGATGGAAAAAGCTTGTGGGGATGCCCAAGTCTGCGGAGTGCGATCGCTTTTGGTTAAAGGTGATGTATCATCTGAAGAAGATATACGTCAAATGATCGCCACAACAATTACAGAATTGGGCAGTTTAGATATTTTAATTAATAATGCTGGTATTCAAACCGAAACACCATCCCATGAAGTTGCAGCCGAAGAATTTGATCGCATCATTGGCGTAAACTTAAGAGGGGCTTTTTTATGTGCCAAAGAATCTATTGCTTATTGGCTCTCTCAAGACCGCCCAGGCATAATTATTAATATTTCTAGCGTCCACGAAATTATTCCTCGTCCCATGTATGTAACCTACTCAATTACTAAAGGAGGGATGGAGAATATGACCAAAACCCTAGCTTTAGAGTATGCAGCCAAGAAAATTAGAGTAAATGCGATCGCTCCTGGGGCGACAGTAACGCCTATTAACCAAGACTGGACTGAAGACCCCAAAAAACGGGCAGAAGTAGAAAGTCATATCCCAATGGGACGGGCGGGGACATCCGAGGAAATGGCTGCTGCTGTAGCATTTTTGGCATCAGATGAAGCGTCTTATATTACTGGGCAAACCCTATTTATCGATGGTGGTTTAACTCTTTATGCTGATTTTCGTGAGGCTTGGTCTGCGTAG
- a CDS encoding CheW protein codes for MSSLTTTDRLKELLPQLFNTQEFKGNNYLRFELTAEIIALIDLQYVQESLTINNDEITVVPNLPEYVMGLMSSHNQVFLAIDLAHLMGFAPTTVNLRQYQAIVIQDTSQMNLWGFTVKRVLGISRYQSEQFTSVNIEIPENLRPFVQKTVIESSSQGSNFSATNHSFLLDLTKLISTKISQLS; via the coding sequence GTGAGCAGTTTAACAACTACAGATAGACTCAAGGAATTATTACCCCAATTATTCAATACTCAGGAATTTAAAGGTAATAATTACCTGCGATTTGAATTGACTGCGGAGATTATCGCGTTAATTGATTTACAGTACGTTCAAGAGTCCTTAACTATTAACAACGATGAAATTACAGTTGTTCCTAATCTGCCAGAATATGTTATGGGTTTGATGAGTTCCCATAACCAAGTTTTCTTAGCAATTGATTTGGCACATTTAATGGGTTTTGCACCGACAACTGTCAATTTGAGGCAATATCAAGCCATCGTGATTCAAGATACTTCTCAAATGAATTTATGGGGTTTTACTGTTAAGCGTGTTTTAGGTATTTCCCGTTACCAGTCTGAACAATTTACCTCAGTTAATATAGAAATCCCAGAAAATTTACGTCCCTTTGTTCAAAAAACCGTAATCGAATCAAGTTCTCAAGGCTCTAACTTCTCGGCAACAAATCACTCTTTCTTGCTGGATCTGACTAAATTAATTAGTACTAAAATCTCACAATTAAGTTAA
- a CDS encoding putative two-component response regulator yields the protein MIQSLNPVELLTDLSVANNNGKLQITNGKVLWSIYLEQGKIQCAANSVQQLIITLDHHLRTLGFQAAAAATKSIPNSETETLQQETNWLEGGRILPSINWLILQQHLDRNQAQQVFASLTEEAIETFLWIKEGDYKWHKNQSLPQHTLAARVSFKPLAPSALINKLEQRIQAWQSLSTHLTSPYQCPHLNNPDKLSESSAPILSKFAKFLKGLSFRQLGLILNQDELKIAQLLYPYIKSGEITIHPPPDPYNRLPHISGSSNKQNIGSNFPTKYKVACIDDSPTILDEMQRFLGADNYEITRIEDPLKAAPILLRLKPDLILMDISMPNINGYTLCSFFRGSASLKQVPIIMVSGRTGFIDKTRAKMAGATDYLTKPFSRSELLTVVNQYLSPTGVKT from the coding sequence ATGATTCAAAGCTTAAACCCAGTAGAATTACTGACTGATCTATCAGTTGCCAATAATAATGGAAAACTCCAAATTACCAACGGTAAAGTACTCTGGAGTATCTATCTAGAACAAGGTAAAATTCAATGTGCAGCCAATTCTGTACAGCAATTAATAATTACATTAGATCATCATTTACGTACACTTGGTTTTCAAGCTGCTGCTGCTGCTACCAAATCAATTCCAAATTCCGAGACTGAAACCTTACAACAGGAAACAAATTGGCTAGAGGGGGGGCGTATTCTACCCTCAATTAACTGGTTAATATTACAGCAACATCTTGATCGTAACCAGGCACAACAAGTATTTGCAAGTTTAACAGAAGAAGCGATCGAAACTTTTTTGTGGATTAAAGAAGGTGATTATAAATGGCACAAAAATCAAAGTTTACCTCAACATACATTAGCTGCCAGAGTTAGTTTTAAACCTCTCGCTCCATCTGCTTTAATTAATAAATTAGAACAGCGTATTCAAGCTTGGCAAAGTTTAAGCACCCATCTGACTTCTCCTTATCAATGTCCGCATTTAAATAATCCAGACAAACTATCAGAATCATCAGCACCAATTCTATCAAAATTTGCCAAATTTCTAAAAGGCTTAAGTTTTCGTCAATTGGGATTAATTTTAAATCAAGATGAATTAAAAATTGCTCAATTATTATATCCTTATATAAAAAGTGGTGAAATTACTATTCATCCACCACCAGATCCTTATAATCGCCTACCCCATATTTCAGGATCATCAAATAAGCAAAATATAGGTTCAAATTTCCCAACAAAATATAAAGTTGCTTGTATTGATGACAGCCCTACAATCCTCGATGAAATGCAGCGATTCTTAGGTGCTGATAATTACGAAATTACTAGAATTGAAGATCCGCTAAAAGCTGCACCTATTTTATTACGTCTCAAACCAGATTTAATTTTAATGGATATTTCCATGCCTAATATTAATGGTTATACCCTGTGTAGTTTTTTTCGAGGTAGTGCCTCTTTAAAGCAAGTTCCGATCATCATGGTTTCAGGTAGAACTGGATTTATCGATAAAACTAGAGCTAAAATGGCGGGGGCAACTGATTACTTAACTAAACCATTTTCTCGCTCAGAGCTTTTAACTGTGGTCAATCAATATTTATCACCTACTGGAGTGAAAACTTAA
- a CDS encoding SMP-30/Gluconolaconase/LRE domain protein, whose translation MNQTAVHNVLNARARLGECPLWDDRRQLLYWVDIYNHRVHQFDPVSKQDRYWEIGDPVGAIALDQDGRILMAAGDRIALLDTQKRTQSTLHRVSFDCPGTRFNDGKCDPQGRFWVGSVSPESDRAALYRYDADGTFRVMETGLTISNGLGWNLAGDTFYLTDSSKRKIFAYNFDGATGTISDRRVLVDFGDEPIEPDGLTIDSLGHIWSALWDGWCIVQLDATGKEIQRLPFPVQRPTCPTFGGKNLRDLYVTSASVGLSQTEIQKGFYAGDLFCIPIDNLSGMPTYRFG comes from the coding sequence ATGAATCAAACCGCAGTTCATAATGTTCTCAATGCCCGCGCCCGTTTAGGAGAATGCCCCTTATGGGATGATCGCAGACAATTACTTTATTGGGTAGATATCTACAATCATCGAGTGCATCAATTCGATCCCGTAAGTAAACAAGATCGCTATTGGGAAATAGGTGATCCTGTAGGAGCGATCGCTTTAGATCAAGACGGTAGAATTTTAATGGCAGCAGGCGATCGTATAGCCTTATTAGATACTCAAAAAAGAACGCAATCCACCCTACACAGAGTTAGCTTCGATTGCCCAGGAACTCGCTTTAATGATGGCAAATGCGATCCTCAAGGACGATTTTGGGTAGGTTCTGTCTCCCCCGAAAGCGATCGCGCTGCTTTATATCGCTATGATGCCGATGGCACTTTTAGGGTGATGGAAACAGGCTTAACTATCTCCAATGGCTTAGGCTGGAATTTAGCAGGAGATACCTTTTATCTTACCGATTCCTCAAAACGAAAAATATTTGCTTATAACTTTGATGGTGCAACAGGCACAATTAGCGATCGCCGAGTTTTAGTTGACTTTGGGGACGAACCCATAGAACCCGATGGCTTAACGATAGATAGTTTAGGTCATATCTGGTCAGCATTGTGGGATGGTTGGTGTATCGTACAATTAGATGCAACTGGTAAGGAAATACAACGGTTGCCCTTTCCCGTCCAGCGTCCCACCTGTCCTACCTTTGGCGGAAAAAATCTTAGGGATCTTTATGTAACTTCTGCTTCAGTTGGTTTGAGTCAAACAGAAATTCAGAAAGGTTTCTACGCAGGCGATTTGTTTTGCATCCCGATCGATAATCTCTCTGGAATGCCTACTTATAGGTTTGGATAG
- a CDS encoding type I site-specific deoxyribonuclease — translation MTQSEQELEQGLIQHLTSLGYETVKIRDSQALQANLKTQLEKHNKTQFSDREFASILNHLNKGNVFDRAKCLRDKMELNRDDGTTFYLGFLNCEQYCQNQYQVTHQVTQEGEYKNRYDVTILINGLPLVQIELKRRGVKLKEAFNQINRYHRHSFSGEFGLFQYIQIFVISNGANTRYYANNRKQEFKQTSYWADEQNNLITQLRDFTDCFLEKSHLSKMICQYIVLHESNKILMVLRPYQYHAVEAIVAQVKKTNKNGYIWHTTGSGKTLTSFKAAQILTRLPQVDKVMFVVDRTDLDHQTSQEFNHFSPNCVDVTKNTQQLVKQMTGDNPLIVTTIQKLNIALRKPRHQNAIEALQNKRIIFIFDECHRSQFGETHKKITKFFTQAQLFGFTGTPILVENAVSNDHGKRTTKDLFQECLHKYLITNAIADDNVLKFSVEYWGKIKRRDGSLIDEPKLDAEYYNNSDRISLIVDWIITHHDRKTKDKKFSAIFCVANVENLITYYQTFKDKQRQGLHNLRIITIFTPNDNEDDKDANGLIDEPDFEIPTAETSRSHSRDKLNEFIADYNQMYHTQHSAKDTDGFSTYYKDIAKRLKDRDMENFADQERVDILLVINMFLTGFDVKKINTLYVDKNLKYHGLIQAYSRTNRILGEVKSQGNIVCFRNLKDNTDQAVALFSNANANETIFIEPLEHHIDKFNAGVKELRAIAPIPNDVNQLISEDEQLKFVKAFRNLIRLLNITQSFTEFNFSDFNIDEQTFEDYKSKYLDIYDRTHSNNKQESASLIDEVDFELELIQRDDINVVYILQLLAKLQQATNQYPTAEYQQQKASILHQMDQEVQLRNKKDIIEKFIDTEIPNIKPEAKIESVFKDFCDRERKAAIQQLCQSEKLYQESVERMIAYYKFSGKEPLRETVLNASEQKPKLLDRKKIFQRVVLGLLKIIHKFDDALEELEE, via the coding sequence ATGACGCAATCTGAACAAGAACTAGAACAAGGTTTAATTCAACACCTAACTAGTTTGGGATACGAAACAGTAAAAATTAGAGATAGTCAAGCACTTCAAGCTAATCTCAAAACCCAACTAGAAAAACATAACAAAACCCAATTTAGCGATCGCGAATTTGCCAGTATTCTTAACCACCTTAATAAGGGTAATGTATTTGATCGTGCCAAATGTCTAAGAGATAAGATGGAATTAAACCGTGATGACGGCACTACATTTTATTTAGGATTTCTCAATTGCGAACAATATTGTCAAAATCAATATCAAGTAACTCATCAAGTTACTCAAGAGGGAGAATATAAAAACCGCTACGACGTAACCATACTAATTAATGGTTTACCCTTAGTACAAATCGAATTAAAACGCCGAGGGGTAAAACTCAAAGAAGCCTTTAACCAAATAAACCGCTATCATCGTCATTCCTTCAGTGGCGAATTTGGACTATTTCAGTATATCCAAATCTTTGTTATTTCCAATGGGGCAAATACTCGCTATTACGCCAATAACCGCAAGCAGGAATTCAAACAAACCTCTTACTGGGCAGATGAGCAAAATAACCTGATTACTCAACTGCGAGACTTTACCGACTGCTTTTTAGAAAAATCCCATCTATCTAAAATGATTTGTCAATATATTGTACTCCACGAATCCAATAAAATATTAATGGTGTTGCGCCCCTATCAATATCATGCAGTTGAGGCAATTGTGGCACAAGTTAAAAAGACAAATAAAAATGGCTATATCTGGCACACTACAGGATCGGGTAAAACCTTAACTAGCTTTAAAGCTGCCCAAATTCTCACTAGGCTACCCCAAGTAGATAAAGTAATGTTTGTTGTCGATCGCACCGATCTAGATCATCAAACTAGTCAAGAATTTAATCATTTTAGTCCCAACTGTGTAGATGTTACCAAGAATACCCAGCAGTTAGTTAAACAAATGACTGGGGATAACCCCCTAATTGTCACTACTATACAAAAACTTAATATCGCCCTCAGAAAACCTCGCCACCAAAACGCAATAGAAGCCCTGCAAAATAAACGCATCATCTTTATCTTCGATGAATGTCATCGTTCTCAATTTGGCGAAACCCATAAAAAAATTACCAAATTCTTTACCCAAGCGCAATTATTCGGCTTTACAGGAACGCCTATCTTAGTGGAAAATGCAGTAAGTAACGACCATGGCAAACGCACCACTAAAGATTTATTTCAAGAATGTCTACATAAATACCTAATTACCAATGCGATCGCCGATGACAATGTGCTTAAGTTTTCCGTGGAGTATTGGGGTAAAATCAAACGTCGAGACGGTAGTTTAATTGATGAACCCAAGTTAGATGCAGAATATTATAATAACAGCGATCGCATCTCCCTAATTGTTGATTGGATTATTACCCACCACGATCGCAAAACTAAAGATAAAAAGTTCTCTGCTATTTTCTGTGTTGCAAATGTGGAAAACTTGATTACCTACTACCAAACTTTTAAAGACAAACAACGCCAGGGGTTACATAACCTGCGAATTATAACCATCTTTACCCCCAACGATAACGAAGATGACAAGGATGCTAACGGCTTAATTGACGAACCTGATTTTGAAATCCCAACCGCCGAAACCAGTCGCTCCCATAGTCGAGACAAACTAAATGAATTTATCGCCGACTATAATCAGATGTACCATACCCAACATTCCGCCAAAGATACTGATGGGTTTTCTACTTACTATAAAGATATAGCCAAAAGACTCAAAGATCGCGACATGGAAAACTTTGCAGATCAAGAGCGTGTAGATATATTACTAGTAATTAATATGTTTCTGACAGGGTTCGATGTAAAAAAAATCAATACCCTATATGTCGATAAAAACCTCAAGTATCACGGTTTAATTCAGGCATATTCTCGCACCAACCGTATACTAGGAGAAGTTAAATCCCAAGGTAATATAGTTTGTTTTCGCAATCTCAAAGACAATACAGATCAAGCGGTTGCACTTTTTTCCAACGCCAACGCCAACGAAACAATATTTATCGAACCATTAGAACATCATATAGACAAATTTAACGCAGGGGTGAAAGAATTAAGAGCGATCGCACCCATACCAAATGATGTTAACCAATTAATTAGTGAAGATGAGCAACTGAAGTTTGTCAAAGCCTTCCGCAATTTAATCCGCTTGCTTAATATCACTCAATCTTTTACTGAATTTAATTTTTCTGATTTTAATATCGATGAACAAACCTTTGAAGATTATAAAAGCAAATATCTAGACATATACGATCGCACCCATAGCAATAATAAACAAGAATCAGCATCTTTAATTGATGAGGTGGATTTTGAACTAGAATTAATTCAAAGAGACGACATCAACGTAGTATATATTCTCCAGTTACTAGCCAAACTACAACAAGCAACCAATCAATACCCAACAGCAGAATATCAACAACAAAAAGCCTCCATTCTCCATCAAATGGATCAAGAAGTACAGTTACGCAATAAAAAAGATATCATCGAGAAATTTATAGATACAGAAATTCCTAATATCAAACCAGAAGCTAAAATTGAAAGCGTCTTTAAAGACTTTTGCGATCGTGAAAGAAAAGCAGCTATCCAACAATTATGTCAAAGTGAAAAACTGTATCAAGAGTCAGTAGAGCGCATGATTGCTTATTATAAATTTTCAGGTAAAGAGCCATTAAGAGAAACAGTGCTAAATGCTTCCGAGCAAAAACCTAAATTATTAGATCGTAAAAAAATTTTCCAGCGAGTTGTATTAGGGCTATTGAAGATTATCCACAAGTTTGATGATGCTTTAGAAGAATTGGAAGAGTGA
- a CDS encoding response regulator: MKILVVDDLQAQLNLISGYLEQEGFKVVTAGNGNEALAKASAQVPDLVITDLVMPEMSGLEFCRALKKNPETANIPVIACTTKDRDVDKKWAKKQGVVAYLVKPFTREEMISAVKNSVAG; the protein is encoded by the coding sequence ATGAAAATTCTAGTAGTAGATGACTTACAAGCTCAATTAAACTTAATTTCTGGTTATTTAGAACAAGAAGGATTTAAAGTAGTAACCGCAGGTAATGGTAATGAAGCATTAGCCAAAGCTTCCGCTCAAGTTCCTGATTTAGTAATCACCGACTTAGTAATGCCAGAAATGAGTGGTTTAGAATTTTGTCGCGCTCTTAAGAAAAATCCTGAAACTGCAAATATACCAGTAATTGCTTGTACTACTAAAGATCGAGATGTCGATAAAAAATGGGCAAAAAAACAAGGAGTAGTTGCCTATTTGGTGAAACCTTTTACCAGAGAAGAAATGATTAGTGCTGTTAAAAATTCTGTAGCAGGTTGA
- a CDS encoding hypothetical protein (similar to N-acetylglucosamine 6-sulfatase) — protein sequence MTKLFKLKHLLGFFLSLIILLSTTGIFFSTNTSLATVAPPNIVFILTDDLDNASVEYMTQVKSLLIDQGVSFSNYFVNISLCCPSRTTILRGQYAHNTGVFTNYQRDGSFIYLYRHKLEKSTIATWLKKKDYRTAYIGKYLNAYPRQAPKNYVPPGWDEWHSPINDSGYLEYNYTLNENGKFVSYGAKPQDYTADLYTQKAQQFITDATKDKQPFFLYLSYFAPHQPAVAAPRHQDLFKEKIAPRLPSFNEADVQDKPEYIRNLPLLDQIQQYKIDRLYRRRLRSLQAVDEGVANIMETLKANHQLDNTYIIFTSDNGFHLGQHRLPPGKETAYEEDIHLPLYVRGPDILPGQIIKQIVGNVDIAPTIAELAGAKTPKFVDGRSLVGLLHRNLPIPISWRQVYLLQHRWNRQKHSIFPDYAGLRTNNCTYVEYKNGDRELYDLNQDPYQINNLASKIDPQVIKEYAQRLKRLRRCRAKSCRQLDLKPISY from the coding sequence TTGACCAAGTTATTTAAATTGAAGCATCTTTTAGGTTTTTTTCTGAGCTTAATCATATTGCTTTCCACCACAGGCATTTTTTTCAGCACTAATACTAGTTTAGCGACGGTAGCCCCACCCAATATAGTATTTATTCTGACTGATGATCTCGATAATGCTAGTGTGGAGTATATGACCCAAGTAAAGTCATTATTAATAGATCAAGGGGTTAGTTTTAGTAATTACTTCGTCAATATTTCCCTTTGTTGCCCTTCTCGCACGACTATTTTAAGAGGTCAATATGCTCATAATACAGGAGTTTTTACTAATTATCAACGAGATGGCAGTTTTATTTATTTATATAGACATAAGTTAGAGAAATCAACGATCGCAACTTGGTTAAAGAAGAAAGATTATCGTACAGCTTATATAGGCAAATACTTAAATGCTTATCCCCGTCAAGCACCTAAAAACTATGTACCACCTGGTTGGGATGAATGGCACAGTCCGATTAATGATAGTGGTTATTTAGAATATAATTATACCCTTAATGAGAATGGCAAATTTGTAAGTTACGGAGCTAAACCTCAAGATTATACTGCCGATCTTTATACCCAAAAAGCACAACAATTTATTACTGATGCAACCAAAGATAAACAACCCTTTTTCCTTTATCTTTCCTACTTTGCACCCCATCAACCAGCAGTAGCAGCCCCGCGTCACCAAGATTTATTTAAAGAAAAGATCGCCCCTCGTCTTCCTTCTTTTAATGAAGCAGATGTTCAAGATAAACCAGAATATATTCGCAATTTACCCCTTTTAGACCAAATACAACAATACAAAATAGATCGACTATACAGGAGAAGATTGCGATCGCTACAAGCGGTGGATGAAGGTGTGGCAAATATTATGGAAACATTAAAAGCTAATCATCAATTAGATAATACCTATATTATTTTTACATCCGATAACGGTTTTCATCTCGGTCAACATCGCCTACCACCTGGCAAAGAAACAGCCTATGAAGAGGATATCCATTTACCTCTATATGTGCGAGGACCCGATATCTTACCAGGTCAAATCATCAAACAAATAGTTGGTAATGTAGATATAGCCCCCACCATCGCCGAATTAGCAGGGGCGAAGACACCTAAATTTGTAGATGGTCGATCTTTAGTTGGTTTATTGCACCGTAACTTACCTATACCTATCTCCTGGCGACAGGTTTACTTATTACAACATCGCTGGAATAGACAGAAACACTCAATATTTCCTGATTATGCAGGATTACGTACTAATAATTGTACCTATGTAGAATATAAAAATGGCGACCGCGAATTATATGATTTAAATCAAGATCCCTATCAAATAAATAATTTAGCCAGCAAGATTGACCCTCAAGTAATTAAAGAATATGCTCAACGTTTGAAGCGTTTGCGTAGGTGTCGTGCTAAAAGTTGTCGTCAATTGGATCTAAAACCAATTTCCTATTAA